aacgattaattttgagtttcacaatgcatagataattggacacctttctgggagaaacctggtctgattaggagagacggcatccatcccactttggttttgagcagctctcatatctagaaacatgccaagtttattagtcgaccaaaactgtgacaacccagagttgagaccaggaagcagagctgcagtcttacacacttctctgcgcctccattagagcagctgcccacccaaACCcagtatagagactgtgtctgtcccccgtctACCTAcgttatttaaagataaaacaaacagaagaggagttcatcataaaaaaattataaaataaatcaacatctccaacagtccaaaataagagaattaaatgtggactcttGAATATCAGGTCCTTGTCCTCTAAAACtgttttagtcaatgaattaatatctgattatgatattgacttgttctgtctcactgaaacctgtctgcaggaggatgaatatgttagcttaaatgaatccactcctcccagtcattataatactcatattcctcgaagtactggtcgaggtggtggagttggagccatatttgactcaagtctattaataaatcctaaacctaaactaaattataattcatttgaaagtcttgttcttagcctcactcacccaacctggaaaactttgcagccaattttatttgttacagtatatcgagctccaggtccttattctgaatttttatctgaatttgcagaatttgcatcaggcttgatccttaaaacagataaagtaattattgtaggtgattttaatattcatgtggacaaccacaatgatagtcttagtactgcgtttatctctctattagattCAGttggcttctgtcagagtgtagataaaccgactcattgtctgaaccacactcttgatcttgttctttcatatggcattaaaattgatcatctaatagtttttccacagaatcctcttctgtctgaccattttttaataacctttgagttcatattacaggactataagcctttgtccagaaactcctacagcagatgtttatctgatagtgctgtagccaaatttaaggaagtgattccttcagcattgaattcaatgccatgtctaactgtaacagaggatttgtctgcttcctttagcccctcacaaatagatcatcgtgttgatagtactacaggctcattacggacaactctagactctactgcacctctgaaaaagaagagaattaaacaaaggaggttagcaccatggtatagccagcagactcgtaacttaaagcaagaggcacgtaaattATAAACtaactggaagaatctcgtttagtctggcaagataatcttaaaacatacaggaaggctctccgtaatgccagaacagcctattactctttattaatagaagaaaataagaacaaccccaggtttctcttcagcaccgTAGCCAGGCAAACAGAGAACCACAGCTCTATTaagccatctattcctttaggtctaagtagtaatgacttcatgagcttctttaatgataaaattataactatttgagagaaatttcatcacctcttgccaggcactgatctgcattctgatacagcaagtttggaaacagctgtaaaacctgatacatatttagactgtttctcccatcgaccttcattAAATAACTTCAGTAATTTCTTaatctaagccgtcaacctgtctcttagaccccatcccaaccagactgctcaaggatgttttacctctagttaacccttctttattggatatgattaatccGTCTTTattatgtaccacagtcctttaaagtagctgtaattaaaccacttcttaaaaagcccactttAGATCCAGAGGctttagccaattacagaccAACCAGTCGGACATGTCAAAAACTATCTGACATCTACTGTAATTAGACACATGCCATCCGTCACCCACACCTTTCATTGTCCAAAAAGAATTCCAAATTTGTGACTGCCACCTGAATTAAGTTTGCTGGTAATGTTTTGCTATGTACAGAAAGTTCTGGTTCAAAACACTGGTCAACCCAATATAGTTACACTTATGGGAGATTCATGATATcagtaaaatataaagaaatcaATTGTGTTGACTAAGATCATCATCTTAACCTATCTTAAGTCTGTAAATCCAACATTAACATACAGCTGTGATCGTCTAATGCAACCAGTGATATTAAAGGGAAAGCTGTTATAAAAATACTATGGCAGATAGATTTCTGTCCCCTCATGGTACATATCATCATATGGCCCAAACCTATGCATTAAGCTTCATATGCAAAGATaaagcaggtggaggtggtacAATCTGAAAAACTGGATTTTAAGTAAGTACAATAAGTAAGTAATAAGTTAAAGTTTCATGCAGGAGTtgcaatgtttcattttattgtttcattcaaAGTTACCTTCACTTCATTACCCATTTTAAGACATCTGCTTGGTGACAGTTTCAATTCATGTATggctaaataattaaaattttaagttatattatacattttctttatttgcatGAGTTATTACTTATTTCAGTCATGATATGGTCATGAATGAAATAAGTAATAACTTGGGCCATAATATATTATCTTGTGCACACaaggaaaaagggggaaaaaagagaaaaagagctttattttaaatagaGATAGAGATTACAGACACAATCTGTTGAATATGAATAACATTAAAGGTTGTAATAACCTCATCAGTTTTCCCTTTATAGCCCCATTACATATGaagaatataataatttaacacaATGAGCAAAAAACAGTGATACACAAAGTTTGTCTATGTCATTCTAACCATAAATAGATGATAGATGATTGATAGATGAATTACAAAGTGCTTCTCAAGAGCCAGTTGCAAAAGGTagaataattcaaaacaaagacaaaaatcaggATAAAATAATtccaccaataaaaacaaacatttaaaattaaatgaagaaATCAACAGTAAATAAGTAATGATAAATTCTGTAGGTGAGGAAATGACCAACAACCAATCACAATAACCACCACCAAAAACTGCCACCAATCAAATATCACTCAAAATATCTAATCATGTTTCCATATTAGTCCACATGATAAACATCAAAACCAAACAGCATATATATTTGAAATTCCCAAACCAAAAATTAATTAGATAACATCCTGTAGTGCTTTACAGCTTGCTCTGACTATAAGGAATACACAAAGAAGTCTAAatatgaagaaaacacacatatccAGTGTCACACAAAGATATTTTAAGTAACCATGATTCATTGTTCACAACAGAATTACATAATGGTATGATTTGGCTGTTAAAAATGAGACACAGCTTCAGATGGAGAATGGAGTCTGATTTCAAAATGATcaatctaaaacaaacaaacaaacaaaaacaagtactCTACATTCCCTGATGATGCAGTGATGGATCCTTTTGTATATCATTTGTTCTGGGGAAAAATTGTGACTACATACTACACTTTGCTCATTAATATACTCACCCCCACTAATTAAACATCACTCAAAATATCTAATCATGTTTCCACATTAATCCACATGATAAACATCAAAACCAAACAGCATAAATATCTGAAATCCCCAAACCaaaaatttattattattattcatctgtgctatcatttgtttttccaggGAAAATTGTGCCTACATACTACACTTTACTCATTAATATACTAATcatatagaatatatatttttaacaattTTAAATCATAACGAAGCAATAAAAGGGACAAGAGTCTGAAACCAGAAAACTTTGTTAATATGGTTTGTTTACAGCCTAATTACTTTCTTAAAATCTTGATCTTGATCATtattacttcttcttcttcttcttcttttcttcttcttcttcttcttgtgtttcacTAAAGACATTGCAGACAAGTACAGTCAGTACCATCATGATTAACatcagttttattattgttaatatcaGTTTTAACAAGAGCAGTGCAGAGTGACAGATGCATTACTGAAGTAGGGCCTTAGATTGCACTTAAGATGAAGTGATTCGTTAATCAACATATTTTAATgggcaactattttgataaacttatttttctttgatgGCCTCAAAACTCCTCTTACAGTAAATCTTGATCAGCTGCCAATTAATAGAACCTCCAACCTGAAGTTCCTACATAGTACCTACAGAATCCTATATTTAACAGACAAGATCAAAATATTACCTGTACTCTGGAAAATCCTTCTTCCTGCACCACTCCTCAAAATTCTCCTTGTCCTTTTTGAAACTCTTGTCATCAGTCTTCTTGCAGTAAAACCTGATCAACTTCTCAGAAAAGCACGTTGGGCGTATCCTGGACACCTTACATGCCTGACAGCATAGATTTGAGAATAATGACATGACAGAGGCTGTattacacagaaatacacaatgAACAAACACCCCATgcaaataaagacttaaattaaaagttttattgtcattgcttTAGTTCTGaccttcctcttcctcgccCCGGTATGGTCATACTTGCTGTAGAAATTAATTTCATCAATAGGGTCCTGGCCTCTCATCCCGTAATCCATAGTAATGACCTAAAAGAAAAAGGTAAGAGACATGCatgtttttcatattcataaGTGAATTATGCCACAACTGAGGAAGGCAACAtcatacaaatcaaatcatgacCAAGATTTTAAGAACGGTGAAGTGAAAGTAATTAGACTAACCATGATTACGAAGTCTTCTGGATTCAGCTTCTTATTCCCAGCGCTCCTTGGAGAAAGTGCATGAGCCAGTTCCTTTTTCCACCAGCGCTCCTTGGAGAAAGTGCATGAGCCAGTTCCTTTTTCCAACTCAAATCATCCTAAGAAGTAGGAGGGACATAGGACTTAAAGAGtagattcatatttattgtaaaaatatttctttatttcttttagtgTGTATAAAAAAATTGAGCTTTTGGTAAAAGCCTGTCCAAGGgccctgtgtgtcagttaatGAGATTAAAATTACACCTAAAATCAACTTAGCATGGCAGCGACGTGTTCTGACTGTGCTGGCATAACTGATCGCAGCCGCTCTAGAAAATGATTGACACTTAACTACTACGTGCTTAAGTACGTGACCTACTCCAAGGAGAAATTATCAAGTCTGAGCAAAATTAACAAAATCTTGCATGAAACAGCACAGCTGCACTGCTGactgagctaactagctaatGGCAAATACATTTAGCAGCAGTTAGTGGTTACTGTagcaacaagaaaataaaagtactttttttgtcttctgtgaTTTATGGAATCTAAATTCCATAAATCACAAAGAGCTGAGGTGtagcagcaggaaaaaaaaaatctgtaaatgaTCTTACTATGACAGTGGTGTAAATGTGAAATGCACAACAAAACTGTAGGAGCACCCTGTTGCAAAAATAATTTTCTCATAAATAATCTTGCATAATATTGATTTGTGAGATGATGTTGCAATTATGAGATACCAATTTTATAATACCACTTTTACCTTAACTGACAAAGCGCTTTACTATATATTCCTTAGTTTAGCCCCAAAAATTCCTTataatagctttttttttccatacaaGAAAATGCATTGGGAACACTACACATTCTATTCCATatcaaaacatgaagaaaaatgtataaaatgtgttatttctttaCAGAAATGAATATTGGGCTGttcaaatgtgttatttctttaCAGAAATGAATATTGGGCTGTTCAAATTGCAGtatctgcatttttttaaactcaaacatttactgtataaaactgaaaaatgctTGAAGATTTAGCTTTCCTGTGAATCATTGAACTTATATTTAGTTATACACCCACTGTTTCTCAGAACTACTTCACATCTGTGTTGCGACCAACTTTTGGCACCTGTAAACAGGTATTCCAGCCCAGGACGATTGTACTACTTTCCACAATTTCTTTGCATTTCTTGGCTTTGCCTCAGAAACACCATTTTTATGTCACTCGACAAGTTTTTTGTTGGATTAAGGTCCAAGGATTGGGCTGGCCACTCCATAGCGTTAATCTTGTTGGTCTACAactggtgtgtttgtggtcgTTCTCTTGTTGAAACACCCATTTCAAGGACCTATCCTCTTCGGCATAAGGCAACATGACCTCTTCAAGTATTTTGGTGTATTCAGACTGATCCATGATCCCTGGTATGCTCTGAATAGGCCCCACACCATAGGATGAGA
The sequence above is drawn from the Larimichthys crocea isolate SSNF chromosome XV, L_crocea_2.0, whole genome shotgun sequence genome and encodes:
- the LOC109137907 gene encoding deoxynucleoside triphosphate triphosphohydrolase SAMHD1-like; this encodes MVITMDYGMRGQDPIDEINFYSKYDHTGARKRKACKVSRIRPTCFSEKLIRFYCKKTDDKSFKKDKENFEEWCRKKDFPEYSETQEEEEEEKKKKKKK